In Syngnathus acus chromosome 21, fSynAcu1.2, whole genome shotgun sequence, one genomic interval encodes:
- the LOC119115050 gene encoding mitogen-activated protein kinase kinase kinase kinase 4-like isoform X6, with product MANDSPAKSLVDIDLASLRDPAGIFELVEVVGNGTYGQVYKGRHVKTGQLAAIKVMDVTEDEEEEIKLEINMLKKYSHHRNIATYYGAFIKKSPPGHDDQLWLVMEFCGAGSITDLVKNTKGNTLKEDWIAYISREILRGLAHLHAHHVIHRDIKGQNVLLTENAEVKLVDFGVSAQLDRTVGRRNTFIGTPYWMAPEVIACDENPDATYDYRSDLWSCGITAIEMAEGAPPLCDMHPMRALFLIPRNPPPRLKSKKWSKKFFSFIEGCLVKNYTQRPPTEQLLKHPFIRDQPNERQVRIQLKDHIDRTKKKRGEKDETEYEYSGSEEEEEEASEQEGEPSSIVNVPGESTLRRDFIRLQQENKERSEAMRRQQLLQEQQMREQEEYKRQLLAERQKRIEQQKEQRRRLEEQQRRERELRRQQEREQRRREQDDKRRADELERRRKEEDERRRAEEEKRRADREQEYIRRQLEEEQRHLEILQQQLLHEQAMLLEYKWRELEEQRQAQKLQKQLQQQQAYLLSLQHQQNLDPSSPKCTLKNPEHNTEAEKIRVTESESLAEADERYRKNIQGSPQSAQTKAPVPPVPPRSESSYPNGNAEAMHRPVEAQVRALKSGGGVAPQPPASAVCRSHSFSEPHRHPPSSSSSSSLASQHARTDAQAHPQTRPHQAVTPPSAEVPPRVPVRTTSRSPVLPRRSSPHRHGNAPHAGPAVNRNAGSAAEPRLLWERVEKMLPRSSGSGSGSSAGSSAGSSAGSGSSSSSSSNSSSQAGSGERFRARSSSKSEGSPLQRPENAGKKTEERPRPGRPAQDLTALAKELRAVDDVRPPNKVTDYSSSSDDSDTTDDDDDEEVDQDGGEESTSGPEDSRAVSSRLSNGETESVKTMIVHDEGESDAGSTPCKDSTLVVRQSQSSNNMQKHKSSSSFTPFIDPRLLQVSPSAGSALNNVGYGNDARLAEALRADASRKGSVVNVNPVNTRPQSDTPEIRKYKKRFNSEILCAALWGVNLLVGTESGLMLLDRSGQGKVYPLINRRRFQQMDVLEGLNVLVTISGKKNKLRVYYLSWLRNKILHNDPEVEKKQGWTTVGDLEGCVHYNVVKYERIKFLVLALKNSVEVYAWAPKPYHKFMAFKSFGELVHKPLLVDLTVEEGQRLKVIYGSCSGFHAVDVDSGAVYDIYLPTHIQTHIQSHAIIILPNTDGIELLVCYEDEGVYVNTYGRITKDVVLQWGEMPTSVAYIRSNQIMGWGEKAIEIRSVETGHLDGVFMHKRAQRLKFLCERNDKVFFASVRSGGSSQVYFMTLGRSNLLSW from the exons GGCCGACATGTCAAAACAGGACAGCTGGCGGCCATTAAGGTCATGGACGTCACAGAG GACGAAGAGGAAGAAATCAAGCTGGAGATCAACATGCTGAAGAAATACTCGCACCACCGCAACATCGCCACTTACTACGGCGCCTTCATCAAGAAAAGTCCGCCTGGACACGATGACCAGCTATGG CTGGTGATGGAGTTTTGCGGGGCTGGGTCCATCACGGACCTGGTGAAGAACACCAAAGGCAACACCCTGAAGGAGGACTGGATCGCTTACATCTCCAGGGAGATCCTCAGG GGCTTAGCTCACCTTCATGCCCATCACGTCATCCATCGGGACATCAAGGGACAAAATGTGCTGCTGACGGAGAATGCTGAAGTCAAGCTGG TGGATTTTGGCGTTAGCGCTCAGCTGGACCGAACGGTCGGCCGTCGGAATACCTTCATCGGAACGCCGTATTGGATGGCTCCAGAAGTCATTGCTTGTGACGAAAACCCGGACGCCACTTACGACTACCGG AGCGATTTGTGGTCTTGCGGAATCACAGCCATCGAGATGGCGGAAGGGGCTCCAC CGTTGTGCGACATGCATCCCATGAGGGCGCTCTTCCTCATCCCCAGAAATCCTCCTCCAAGACTCAAGTCCAAAAAATG GTCCAAGAAGTTCTTCAGCTTCATCGAGGGCTGCCTGGTGAAGAACTACACGCAGCGGCCCCCCACCGAGCAGCTGCTCAAGCACCCCTTTATCAGGGACCAGCCCAACGAGCGGCAAGTGCGCATCCAGCTCAAGGACCACATCGACcgcaccaaaaagaaaagaggcgAGAAGG ATGAGACCGAGTATGAATATAGTGGcagtgaagaagaggaggaagaagcatCAGAGCAAGAAGGAGAGCCGAG CTCCATCGTCAACGTGCCGGGAGAGTCGACGCTGCGTCGGGATTTTATCCGTCTGCAGCAGGAGAACAAGGAGCGCTCGGAGGCGATGCGCCGCCAGCAGCTCCTGCAGGAGCAGCAGATGCGAGAGCAGGAGGAGTACAAGCGCCAGCTGCTGGCCGAGAGGCAGAAGCGCATCGAACAGCAGAAggagcagcggcggcggctggaAGAG CAACAACGTCGCGAGCGCGAGTTGCGTCGTCAGCAGGAGCGCGAGCAAAGGCGGCGCGAGCAGGACGACAAACGGCGAGCCGACGAGTTGGAACGTCGCCgcaaggaggaggacgagcgGCGGCGGGCCGAGGAGGAAAAGCGGCGGGCCGACAGGGAGCAG GAGTACATCAGACggcagctggaggaggagcagaggCACCTGGAGatcctgcagcagcagctgctaCACGAGCAGGCCATGCTGCTG GAGTACAAATGGCgggagctggaggagcagcggcaaGCCCAAAAACTCCAGAAGCAgcttcagcagcagcaggcctACCTGCTGTCCCTGCAGCACCAGCAGAACCTGGACCCCAGTAGCCCTAAATGCACTCTTAAAAACCCAGAGCACAACACGGAAGCGGAAAAGATAAGGGTGACTGAATCCGAGTCGCTCGCAGAG GCTGACGAGCGCTACCGGAAGAACATTCAAGGTTCTCCTCAGTCGGCGCAGACCAAAGCGCCTGTCCCGCCTGTGCCGCCACGGTCCGAGTCGTCTTACCCCAACGGGAACGCCGAGGCCATGCACCGACCTGTGGAGGCACag GTGCGGGCCCTTAAAAGCGGTGGTGGCGTTGCGCCGCAGCCGCCCGCTAGCGCCGTGTGTCGCTCGCACTCCTTCAGCGAGCCTCACCGTCACCCtccatcttcatcatcctccTCATCATTGGCGTCacagcacgcacgcactgaCGCGCAAGCCCACCCTCAGACTAGACCCCATCAAGCGGTAACCCCTCCTTCTGCAGAAGTACCACCCAGG GTACCCGTCAGGACGACGTCCCGCTCGCCGGTGTTGCCGAGGCGAAGTTCGCCTCATCGCCACGGCAACGCGCCGCACGCCGGCCCTGCTGTCAACCGCAACGCCGGCAG TGCGGCCGAGCCTCGGCTGTTGTGGGAACGCGTGGAGAAGATGCTTCCCAGGTCTTCCGGAAGCGGGAGTGGCAGCAGCGCAGGCTCCAGCGCAGGCTCCAGCGCAGGCTCCGGTTCCTCCAGCAGCTCGTCCAGCAACTCCAGCTCGCAGGCTGGCTCTGGAGAAAGGTTCAGGGCCCGCT CCTCCTCCAAATCTGAGGGCTCACCCCTCCAGAGGCCGGAGAAcgcagggaaaaaaacagaggaGAGGCCGAGGCCCGGAAGACCAGCG CAGGACCTGACCGCGCTCGCCAAGGAACTCCGTGCAGTGGACGACGTCCGCCCCCCCAACAAGGTGACGGACTACTCGTCTTCCAGCGACGATTCGGATACCacggatgatgacgacgacgaggagGTGGACCAGGATGGCGGCGAGGAGTCCACCTCGGGCCCGGAGGACTCCCGagctgt GTCGTCCCGGCTGAGTAACGGCGAGACAGAGTCGGTGAAGACGATGATCGTCCATGATGAGGGCGAAAGCGACGCGGGCTCCACGCCATGCAAAGACAGTACCTTGGTAGTCCGACAG AGTCAATCGAGCAACAACATGCAGAAACACaagtcgtcgtcgtcgttcACGCCGTTCATCGACCCGCGTCTGCTGCAGGTGTCGCCCTCGGCGGGCAGCGCCCTCAACAACGTCG GCTACGGCAACGACGCTCGTCTGGCGGAGGCGCTGCGGGCGGACGCGTCGCGCAAAGGTTCCGTAGTCAACGTGAACCCGGTCAACACGCGCCCGCAGAGCGACACGCCTGAGATCCGCAAGTACAAGAAGAGGTTCAACTCGGAGATCTTGTGCGCGGCGCTCTGGG gGGTGAACTTGCTGGTGGGCACCGAGAGCGGGCTGATGCTTTTGGACCGCAGCGGTCAGGGCAAAGTTTACCCTCTTATCAACCGAAGGCGTTTCCAGCAAATGGACGTGCTGGAGGGACTCAATGTCCTCGTCACCATATCAG GTAAGAAGAACAAGCTGCGCGTTTACTACTTGTCGTGGCTGCGGAACAAGATTCTACACAACGACCCCGAGGTGGAGAAAAAACAAGGCTGGACCACCGTGGGCGACCTGGAAGGTTGCGTCCACTACAATGTCG TTAAATACGAGAGGATCAAGTTCTTGGTTTTGGCCTTGAAGAACTCTGTGGAGGTCTACGCGTGGGCGCCTAAACCTTACCACAAGTTCATGGCCTTCAAG TCTTTTGGCGAGCTGGTCCACAAGCCTCTGTTGGTGGACTTGACAGTGGAGGAGGGGCAGAGGTTGAAGGTGATCTACGGCTCGTGCTCAGGCTTCCACGCCGTGGACGTGGACTCCGGGGCGGTCTACGACATCTACCTGCCGACTCAC ATCCAAACGCACATCCAATCTCACGCCATCATCATCCTGCCCAATACGGACGGCATTGAGCTGCTGGTTTGCTACGAGGACGAGGGCGTTTACGTCAACACCTACGGACGCATCACCAAGGATGTGGTGCTGCAGTGGGGGGAGATGCCCACCTCCGTCG cCTACATCCGCTCCAACCAGATTATGGGCTGGGGCGAGAAAGCCATCGAGATCCGCTCGGTGGAAACGGGCCACCTAGACGGTGTTTTCATGCACAAGAGGGCCCAGAGACTCAAGTTCCTATGCGAGAGGAATGACAAG GTGTTCTTCGCCTCGGTGCGGTCCGGAGGCTCCAGTCAGGTCTACTTCATGACGCTGGGCCGAAGCAACCTGCTCAGCTGGTAG
- the LOC119115050 gene encoding TRAF2 and NCK-interacting protein kinase-like isoform X1: protein MANDSPAKSLVDIDLASLRDPAGIFELVEVVGNGTYGQVYKGRHVKTGQLAAIKVMDVTEDEEEEIKLEINMLKKYSHHRNIATYYGAFIKKSPPGHDDQLWLVMEFCGAGSITDLVKNTKGNTLKEDWIAYISREILRGLAHLHAHHVIHRDIKGQNVLLTENAEVKLVDFGVSAQLDRTVGRRNTFIGTPYWMAPEVIACDENPDATYDYRSDLWSCGITAIEMAEGAPPLCDMHPMRALFLIPRNPPPRLKSKKWSKKFFSFIEGCLVKNYTQRPPTEQLLKHPFIRDQPNERQVRIQLKDHIDRTKKKRGEKDETEYEYSGSEEEEEEASEQEGEPSSIVNVPGESTLRRDFIRLQQENKERSEAMRRQQLLQEQQMREQEEYKRQLLAERQKRIEQQKEQRRRLEEQQRRERELRRQQEREQRRREQDDKRRADELERRRKEEDERRRAEEEKRRADREQEYIRRQLEEEQRHLEILQQQLLHEQAMLLEYKWRELEEQRQAQKLQKQLQQQQAYLLSLQHQQNLDPSSPKCTLKNPEHNTEAEKIRVTESESLAEADERYRKNIQGSPQSAQTKAPVPPVPPRSESSYPNGNAEAMHRPVEAQVRALKSGGGVAPQPPASAVCRSHSFSEPHRHPPSSSSSSSLASQHARTDAQAHPQTRPHQAVTPPSAEVPPRVPVRTTSRSPVLPRRSSPHRHGNAPHAGPAVNRNAGSAAEPRLLWERVEKMLPRSSGSGSGSSAGSSAGSSAGSGSSSSSSSNSSSQAGSGERFRARSSSKSEGSPLQRPENAGKKTEERPRPGRPAQDLTALAKELRAVDDVRPPNKVTDYSSSSDDSDTTDDDDDEEVDQDGGEESTSGPEDSRAVSSRLSNGETESVKTMIVHDEGESDAGSTPCKDSTLVVRQSEHKKRPAGSASSPGLAQHTPTPLHHQHNHFQHHHHPHPHHHHHHQQQQQAERNGFAGRIHLLPDLIQQSHHSSPSSSPSSPSSSSTSSGLASPIASPQSPLDKLALLIESQSSNNMQKHKSSSSFTPFIDPRLLQVSPSAGSALNNVGYGNDARLAEALRADASRKGSVVNVNPVNTRPQSDTPEIRKYKKRFNSEILCAALWGVNLLVGTESGLMLLDRSGQGKVYPLINRRRFQQMDVLEGLNVLVTISGKKNKLRVYYLSWLRNKILHNDPEVEKKQGWTTVGDLEGCVHYNVVKYERIKFLVLALKNSVEVYAWAPKPYHKFMAFKSFGELVHKPLLVDLTVEEGQRLKVIYGSCSGFHAVDVDSGAVYDIYLPTHIQTHIQSHAIIILPNTDGIELLVCYEDEGVYVNTYGRITKDVVLQWGEMPTSVAYIRSNQIMGWGEKAIEIRSVETGHLDGVFMHKRAQRLKFLCERNDKVFFASVRSGGSSQVYFMTLGRSNLLSW from the exons GGCCGACATGTCAAAACAGGACAGCTGGCGGCCATTAAGGTCATGGACGTCACAGAG GACGAAGAGGAAGAAATCAAGCTGGAGATCAACATGCTGAAGAAATACTCGCACCACCGCAACATCGCCACTTACTACGGCGCCTTCATCAAGAAAAGTCCGCCTGGACACGATGACCAGCTATGG CTGGTGATGGAGTTTTGCGGGGCTGGGTCCATCACGGACCTGGTGAAGAACACCAAAGGCAACACCCTGAAGGAGGACTGGATCGCTTACATCTCCAGGGAGATCCTCAGG GGCTTAGCTCACCTTCATGCCCATCACGTCATCCATCGGGACATCAAGGGACAAAATGTGCTGCTGACGGAGAATGCTGAAGTCAAGCTGG TGGATTTTGGCGTTAGCGCTCAGCTGGACCGAACGGTCGGCCGTCGGAATACCTTCATCGGAACGCCGTATTGGATGGCTCCAGAAGTCATTGCTTGTGACGAAAACCCGGACGCCACTTACGACTACCGG AGCGATTTGTGGTCTTGCGGAATCACAGCCATCGAGATGGCGGAAGGGGCTCCAC CGTTGTGCGACATGCATCCCATGAGGGCGCTCTTCCTCATCCCCAGAAATCCTCCTCCAAGACTCAAGTCCAAAAAATG GTCCAAGAAGTTCTTCAGCTTCATCGAGGGCTGCCTGGTGAAGAACTACACGCAGCGGCCCCCCACCGAGCAGCTGCTCAAGCACCCCTTTATCAGGGACCAGCCCAACGAGCGGCAAGTGCGCATCCAGCTCAAGGACCACATCGACcgcaccaaaaagaaaagaggcgAGAAGG ATGAGACCGAGTATGAATATAGTGGcagtgaagaagaggaggaagaagcatCAGAGCAAGAAGGAGAGCCGAG CTCCATCGTCAACGTGCCGGGAGAGTCGACGCTGCGTCGGGATTTTATCCGTCTGCAGCAGGAGAACAAGGAGCGCTCGGAGGCGATGCGCCGCCAGCAGCTCCTGCAGGAGCAGCAGATGCGAGAGCAGGAGGAGTACAAGCGCCAGCTGCTGGCCGAGAGGCAGAAGCGCATCGAACAGCAGAAggagcagcggcggcggctggaAGAG CAACAACGTCGCGAGCGCGAGTTGCGTCGTCAGCAGGAGCGCGAGCAAAGGCGGCGCGAGCAGGACGACAAACGGCGAGCCGACGAGTTGGAACGTCGCCgcaaggaggaggacgagcgGCGGCGGGCCGAGGAGGAAAAGCGGCGGGCCGACAGGGAGCAG GAGTACATCAGACggcagctggaggaggagcagaggCACCTGGAGatcctgcagcagcagctgctaCACGAGCAGGCCATGCTGCTG GAGTACAAATGGCgggagctggaggagcagcggcaaGCCCAAAAACTCCAGAAGCAgcttcagcagcagcaggcctACCTGCTGTCCCTGCAGCACCAGCAGAACCTGGACCCCAGTAGCCCTAAATGCACTCTTAAAAACCCAGAGCACAACACGGAAGCGGAAAAGATAAGGGTGACTGAATCCGAGTCGCTCGCAGAG GCTGACGAGCGCTACCGGAAGAACATTCAAGGTTCTCCTCAGTCGGCGCAGACCAAAGCGCCTGTCCCGCCTGTGCCGCCACGGTCCGAGTCGTCTTACCCCAACGGGAACGCCGAGGCCATGCACCGACCTGTGGAGGCACag GTGCGGGCCCTTAAAAGCGGTGGTGGCGTTGCGCCGCAGCCGCCCGCTAGCGCCGTGTGTCGCTCGCACTCCTTCAGCGAGCCTCACCGTCACCCtccatcttcatcatcctccTCATCATTGGCGTCacagcacgcacgcactgaCGCGCAAGCCCACCCTCAGACTAGACCCCATCAAGCGGTAACCCCTCCTTCTGCAGAAGTACCACCCAGG GTACCCGTCAGGACGACGTCCCGCTCGCCGGTGTTGCCGAGGCGAAGTTCGCCTCATCGCCACGGCAACGCGCCGCACGCCGGCCCTGCTGTCAACCGCAACGCCGGCAG TGCGGCCGAGCCTCGGCTGTTGTGGGAACGCGTGGAGAAGATGCTTCCCAGGTCTTCCGGAAGCGGGAGTGGCAGCAGCGCAGGCTCCAGCGCAGGCTCCAGCGCAGGCTCCGGTTCCTCCAGCAGCTCGTCCAGCAACTCCAGCTCGCAGGCTGGCTCTGGAGAAAGGTTCAGGGCCCGCT CCTCCTCCAAATCTGAGGGCTCACCCCTCCAGAGGCCGGAGAAcgcagggaaaaaaacagaggaGAGGCCGAGGCCCGGAAGACCAGCG CAGGACCTGACCGCGCTCGCCAAGGAACTCCGTGCAGTGGACGACGTCCGCCCCCCCAACAAGGTGACGGACTACTCGTCTTCCAGCGACGATTCGGATACCacggatgatgacgacgacgaggagGTGGACCAGGATGGCGGCGAGGAGTCCACCTCGGGCCCGGAGGACTCCCGagctgt GTCGTCCCGGCTGAGTAACGGCGAGACAGAGTCGGTGAAGACGATGATCGTCCATGATGAGGGCGAAAGCGACGCGGGCTCCACGCCATGCAAAGACAGTACCTTGGTAGTCCGACAG AGCGAGCACAAAAAGAGGCCTGCCGGCTCGGCATCCAGCCCCGGCCTCGCCCAGcacacccccaccccactTCATCACCAACACAATCACttccaacaccaccaccatccccacccccaccaccaccatcatcatcagcagcagcagcaggccgAACGGAACGGCTTTGCCGGCCGCATCCACCTCCTGCCGGACCTGATCCAGCAGAGCCATCATtcctccccttcctcctccccaTCCTccccgtcctcctcctccacctcctccggTCTGGCCAGTCCCATCGCTTCCCCCCAAAGCCCCCTGGACAAGCTGGCCCTCCTCATCGAG AGTCAATCGAGCAACAACATGCAGAAACACaagtcgtcgtcgtcgttcACGCCGTTCATCGACCCGCGTCTGCTGCAGGTGTCGCCCTCGGCGGGCAGCGCCCTCAACAACGTCG GCTACGGCAACGACGCTCGTCTGGCGGAGGCGCTGCGGGCGGACGCGTCGCGCAAAGGTTCCGTAGTCAACGTGAACCCGGTCAACACGCGCCCGCAGAGCGACACGCCTGAGATCCGCAAGTACAAGAAGAGGTTCAACTCGGAGATCTTGTGCGCGGCGCTCTGGG gGGTGAACTTGCTGGTGGGCACCGAGAGCGGGCTGATGCTTTTGGACCGCAGCGGTCAGGGCAAAGTTTACCCTCTTATCAACCGAAGGCGTTTCCAGCAAATGGACGTGCTGGAGGGACTCAATGTCCTCGTCACCATATCAG GTAAGAAGAACAAGCTGCGCGTTTACTACTTGTCGTGGCTGCGGAACAAGATTCTACACAACGACCCCGAGGTGGAGAAAAAACAAGGCTGGACCACCGTGGGCGACCTGGAAGGTTGCGTCCACTACAATGTCG TTAAATACGAGAGGATCAAGTTCTTGGTTTTGGCCTTGAAGAACTCTGTGGAGGTCTACGCGTGGGCGCCTAAACCTTACCACAAGTTCATGGCCTTCAAG TCTTTTGGCGAGCTGGTCCACAAGCCTCTGTTGGTGGACTTGACAGTGGAGGAGGGGCAGAGGTTGAAGGTGATCTACGGCTCGTGCTCAGGCTTCCACGCCGTGGACGTGGACTCCGGGGCGGTCTACGACATCTACCTGCCGACTCAC ATCCAAACGCACATCCAATCTCACGCCATCATCATCCTGCCCAATACGGACGGCATTGAGCTGCTGGTTTGCTACGAGGACGAGGGCGTTTACGTCAACACCTACGGACGCATCACCAAGGATGTGGTGCTGCAGTGGGGGGAGATGCCCACCTCCGTCG cCTACATCCGCTCCAACCAGATTATGGGCTGGGGCGAGAAAGCCATCGAGATCCGCTCGGTGGAAACGGGCCACCTAGACGGTGTTTTCATGCACAAGAGGGCCCAGAGACTCAAGTTCCTATGCGAGAGGAATGACAAG GTGTTCTTCGCCTCGGTGCGGTCCGGAGGCTCCAGTCAGGTCTACTTCATGACGCTGGGCCGAAGCAACCTGCTCAGCTGGTAG